The sequence TGCCTATTTACTAACACAACAGTTACTTCCCTTAACCAAGCCACATACCTCACTAACCATGGTTAACTACAACAAGAAGGCAGTAATTGAATTACAACAATAAACCACTGCACAATGATCACAATAATCCTAACACAAATGCTAATACTCTATATGCAACCTTACTGTAGCTTgtggatataatttttttgcaccTAGCAACCTAGTTGTGGCATGCCTTTAATGGTTTGAGTTGTAAAATAGTAACCTGAGGGGTTTTACACCCCAATACTGGTGCTCTTACCGTTTAGTTCGTGCAGGtcatatttgtttttcataatttaaaatttttgtttagtacaaacaaaaaaagaaatgttactGTATGAATGAGCAGCAATCGATACCATttattgtctctctctctctcttaaaagaAATACCATTTATTCACATATACATTTCTGTTGCTTGTACGCCAAGCTATTGTATAAGAAAAACAATAACATGGTCGAACAATTCCTCATCTTTGtcagtatttttatttatcttttcttgCGTTAGGTGCTGAAtatgaattttcctttttcgCTAAACATCACCTGATATACtgtgtataaaaataaataaataaatatttcccCCACACATTGTGTGGTTCAACATAAATATTTCATGGTATACAATACACATACTAGAAATAAATCTCTATGAACaaagttttataaatattaaatactattccaattaaaaattttactagCAATAAAACTTATATCTTAAGTAGCTCAACACGATTGTTACAGTTcctataatatatttttgtcaTGTGACatagtaattattaaaatatttatttttaagtgaaaCATGTTACGGCCTAAAgtttttgttataaaacataaccgaaattaaaatcttaaattaaaagtttcaaaaaacttgaaagaaagtttaaatcttgattttttttgtgttaaaacattttttcttctttcttatgtgtgtttgtttcttaaaaaaaaaaaagtttaaaacttaAGGTTTATTTAGtatccacttattttgctgaaactgaaaattttttgttgaaagtactataaataaaagtaaatattaGTTGAAAGAGTACAGTGGGACTCATAagtagtaccaaaaagtacaatgagcccataaataataataaaaataaattgaatagtaaaataaattaacaaaatataagttAGCCAAACAGACATTTTTAGTCTTAGAGAGTACATCTCCATTACTTTTAAGATCATTTTtaaatctcatttaaaaaaaaaaaggacaatttttaaatatttttaatctttatttgaTTGATCATATGGAAATGAATTAAAACCTTATTTTATATTGATATAATATTAAcactaaaactatatataataaaaattatatcctCCAAATTATTGTTAATATACTACTCCACAGAAATATAATTATAGATTTATTGTGGTAAGCTAATATATAAATACCAGCTTAAAAAGTTCTTGTGCAGGAAGTCTTGCCTGCCTTCTAGGAAGACTCAAGGAATATGGGTAGCATAGCAGAAGAAGAACTACTTCAAATGGTCAGAGATTTCATAGAATCAGATTCAGCCTCACCCTTCTCACTTCCATCTTCAAAACCACTCTCTCACAATGATCACCCCCCATATCTCACTTTAAAGGTATGTCTTCTTCCATCGCTTCAACTACTAaacgtttatttatttttttttttcctcatatttttattcaatttttagtCACTGTTTTCCTTCTCATCACCTTTATGATTTAACTTATTATTTGTGTTGATGGTTTCGATTCACTTGCCTTTTACATTTTTTCTAGGAGATTCTTGGGAGGGCCATGGAGGCTGAGGTTGAGGTCCTTGAGAAAATATTGATGTACATGAGAGATATTTCAGGGGATCATACTAATCATATGAAGAAATGGTTGgtgacaaaattgaaaatggATGGTTATGAAGCTTCTCTCTGTAAAACTTCTTGGCTCTCCTCTTTTGGTCACTCcaaaggtctctctctctctctctctagctcttTGATCTCTCTCTGCTATATTCTTGAAAACCTAATTCTGATTTTGatgtctttttttgttttgtttttgttttagttgtCCAATGCACAGGTGATTATGAATATATTGATGTCATGGTGAGAGATAGCAATGGTGATGATGAGGAACCAACAAGGCTGATTGTAGATGTGGATTTTAAGTCTCAGTTTGAAGTGGCAAGGCCTACAGCAGCTTACAAAGAACTGATCAACACTCTACCTTCAGTCTTTGTTGggagtgaagaaaagctcaaccAGATTATCTCTCTGCTTTGCTCAGCTGCAAAGAAGTCACTAAAAGAGAGGGGTCTTCACGTTCCTCCTTGGAGAAAAGCCAACTACATGAGGTCCAAGTGGCTTTCCAAAGAATGCAAGAAAGTCTCACTCTCAACGAACATGGATTTGGGTATGGTGAGTAAAGAGTGAAGTCATAGCACGCTATGTTCCTCCAATTTTGAAGCCTTGGAAAAAGACCCAGTTGGttcttttttcagttttgtcCGGCTCCCACTTTTTGTTCGTCTTTTAACATGAGAATCAATCAATGGTGGTAAATAGGTGGAgtttttgtttgtctattttGTGAATTTCGGGACAATTTCGTTTAAGAAGACCTCAAGTTTTATAGTTTAGgtcttatttttttgtcttttagttGGTTGTAACAATTTTGGACATCCTTTCAGGTGTTACTTTACCGATGCTCTATCATCTTAATCTAGatcaaaatctttgaaaatgtGGAGTCAATGGAAATGGATAAGGGAAGAGACTGtatctcaattttaattttttttaatctattgagGGAAGTAATCTTATTGCTAATTGCGTGCCAAGTTGAGAATGGGGTGATTGATTGTGACACTCTTTTACGACTGTGTCACTGCCAACTTTGTGCTTGCCAAAGTAATTGTCAACCCGCCTAATCAGCTTTAGATAATCAGATTCCTCCTGATCAaatcactttattttttttatacaagggGGGAACATTAAAGTAAACCTTCTTTACAAAGAGAACTAAACTTCGGCATGTGgtttaacaatttaaaaacaaaacaaaatcctcTAGACATGGGTTGAATGATAAATGGGCTATGTTTCAACTTCAAATAATGATAAAGGATTAAATTCATTGTCTTTTCATAATTTAAGTCTTTAGGATTAGTGGTAATAGAtcataatattataatatgagctatttttctcaacaacaaaaaaataatgagttTGAATGTTTACCCTACTACTGATTTAAAATGTCAATAATTTTGTGTAGTAAACCTAGGGTTAACTTAGCCCTTAAGAAATTCCGTAGGGCTTCAAatagagagaggggggggggggggggggttccaCAATCCTGATTCTAAAGTATAATATAACAACCTAAAATTTCCACAATCCTGATTCTAAAGTATAATATAacaacctaaaataaaatatgttttatacttatttattccttttttaagtgtttatttctaaaaagaaattcaatatgcattttttatttatcaatctTGCTTTAAAAATtcttcatataaaaaaaaatcttcccaccttttatatatatatatatatatatatatatagtgaccATTAAACCACCTATACTTTCTCACTCTCTAAAAAGCATTTATTAATAACCAATCATTATCAAACAACTCATTTTCTATGTTACTCCTAAACTTATTTTCATGAGGTCATATTACTGTATGTTATCAAGTAAACAAGTAAACCTTGTCAATTACTGTATGATAAACTCATTTTCTAAACATTAAAGTTATATTACTGTATgttctaaatttattttattctgaTATTTGATAGTCTAGGTTAATTTTTAagaactaaattaaaattttaaaataagactCAAGAATAGGGGGATGGAAAAACCTTCATTTCACAaactaatttatataaaaagactagattattttttaaatgcatgtATCGctccataatttattttattttaacattgatggtttataattatttttaagaactaaacttaaatttaaaaagatgtCTTACGaataggagagaaaaaaacCTCAATTtcataaactaaattaaataaaaagactaGATTCTCATTCAAATGCATGCATcgttacataatttttttgaaaatattgttaaagtagttgttgcataaaaatttttccaaaattaaattgataaaatcataTCTAAATGAACTTTGTAAGAATAAATATTAAGAGAATTTTTTATAGTGAAGATTAAAAGGATATTAGAAAAacttgaatataattttttaattagaaattttgcaTCTAACGAGTCGAGaagaatatattttaaataataaaaaattgattatataaaaaactaaataaatattatttaattgatatataaatatataaaaatatctcACTTAAACTACTTAGgcctcaaattttattgatatggTCTTGTTTAGACCTCACTTATTAAAGATGAGTCTAATGCCACACATGAAACAGAGAATGTTAGCTTAAACCTTTCAGATTAGTAATAATCTTTTAGGGCATACaccgggaaaaaaaaatgagaaattcgCCTTAATAGGAATTTGGAAGCTTAAATAGATACTCcccctgtgtgtgtgtgcttCAGTCCTgtgtctttctcaaaaaaaaaaaaaaagcaatcaagTGGGTTTGTCCCACATTGCCCAAGTGTGTGTCTCCCAATGGGTTTAAAACCTTCACACAACATTCAAGAGTTACCGGCTTTTGTATGTTGTGAGTTGTGTGATATTAGACCCGGGTTCCCACTcccctgtgtgtgtgttttagtCCTGTGTCTAGAAGAAGCGTAGGCTATTGCAATGAGTTTGAGTAATTTtcgtttggtaatattgtttgtattttttagaataatatgtgtgtaaacaaatatataaaaatatatataatatcgtttaaatactaaaactattgtttaaataacTATGACAAAAAATTGCACGAAGCAACTTATGagcaacccttttttttaataaaaagagagcaACTTATGAAATTAGTACAAAGAATTGCACGGAGTGGAGCAAACTAGGACATTTATTAAGTAAAGGACGGATGGTAAagatagatttaaaattttaaaaaaaattaaaggataaagAAGATACTAATATTTTATCTAAGTTGTTGGTAGGAAGGACAGAAAAGTATGatacataaaattattatataccCTTTGTTTAGATGGAAAGAAATGGTAGTTTGTAATAGGTTATTATTATACtcttctatataaaaaataattttttaatattagttttaaataaaagataaaatcataattttctttCTCCCATAATTTCCTCtctatttgaaaaattaaattttataggCCAGGAAAGAAATAACCCTCACACCAATTTTCATcagataatttttcttttcctaccaaacagaaagaaaatattttctcctATTTTTTTCATGCTTCCTAAAATCACTTCTGTTTTAACTTATTCAAAGATTTGCTACTtaggttgtttgttttgggtgaaaatcactttCGAAAATGCTTTTCCGGAAATGGGAGTGTTTGGTTGGtccggaaaattctattttccggaaattgatttccgttgaccgaaaaaaaatgactttgactacggaaatcattttacactttcattttcacttcaaagtatttccggagagagagagagagagagaggaagaagaccGAGCTCCAGTCTAGTCCGACGATCACCGGCGAACCCCGAGCTTTAGTCTGACGACCGCGATCTGAGATCGTGATCGACGCTTCGCAAGATCGCGTcatcgatcgcgatcgtcggaCTGGAGCTCGCGAAGCACCGCGCCGTTGAACCCAGTCGAGCGACAatcgttgatgattttttttatgggttttgtccgtgtttttctaggtttgtcttttccttcttcttttcaaaacaccagaaaatatttttcgaaaaattttttgaaatgcaaccaaataCATAAGAACATTTTCTTTCaagaaaaatagtattttcaaaaaatgaaatatttttcaaaaatgcttttacacgaaccaaacaTAGCCTTAAGAAAAAAGTTGTGGAAGTTTTTGTTCTaattaccaaaatataaaaagaaaagaaaagcaagttTTTGTCGTTTTCTTTATATCGTATTTGTCGGCCAATTTTGCAAAAGAcctcaaatatttttttcatttttattttttattttttcaatttttgccaTTTTGGGTTTTGCGCCACTTGAATGCTCTGGTCACCGTCCCGGGGTTCCTGTCTGACTGATGGACTCTTAGCCCTTATCTAGATCAAAACCTTGAAAACGTAGTAGAACAGAATTGATAGAGAATCTCAATTTTAATTactcagcaaaaaataaattaaaatctcaacaattttaattattttttcttctgaaGAGGAAAGTTGtcttattaattattacttaCTGCTTTGCTTGCCAACTGCCGGTGCTACgtaaaa is a genomic window of Quercus lobata isolate SW786 chromosome 2, ValleyOak3.0 Primary Assembly, whole genome shotgun sequence containing:
- the LOC115974190 gene encoding uncharacterized protein LOC115974190, with the translated sequence MGSIAEEELLQMVRDFIESDSASPFSLPSSKPLSHNDHPPYLTLKEILGRAMEAEVEVLEKILMYMRDISGDHTNHMKKWLVTKLKMDGYEASLCKTSWLSSFGHSKVVQCTGDYEYIDVMVRDSNGDDEEPTRLIVDVDFKSQFEVARPTAAYKELINTLPSVFVGSEEKLNQIISLLCSAAKKSLKERGLHVPPWRKANYMRSKWLSKECKKVSLSTNMDLGMVSKE